One genomic region from Eptesicus fuscus isolate TK198812 chromosome 4, DD_ASM_mEF_20220401, whole genome shotgun sequence encodes:
- the GREP1 gene encoding glycine rich extracellular protein 1 produces the protein MDEEWGREKAKDWTPAAEGGKGFGDRNGLGVQPGVGGGIKPHKPGFGNGNGHGAGAFPGAAAQPGFGGAVKPQKPGYGNGLGAGAFPGPGAQPGLGGGKPQKPGPAPQNGGPGPGIGGGVKPPKPGFGNGNKMGAQAFPGGGAQPGLGGGMKQQPPGVAAQNGFGPGYGGNGKPQKPGFGNGAFPGAGVQPGKALELRSLGGLKPQKPGFGAGVKPQKPGPAAQNGFGAGFGGAMKPQKPGPAAQNGYGPGFGAGMKPQKPGPAAQNGFGAGFGGAMKPQKPGPAAQNGYGPGFGAGMKPQKPGPAAQNGFGAGFGGAMKPQKPVPLTSTPVFPPQDMVMEMDWEPQQALQLKMAMDQAQQPRMDLEQVGGERVGTLGGGPERGSESLTCSPILSRLRGSHEAPEARDGARGTHLLPDSPPGFGAVMKPQKPGGGEGMKPQKPGLAGGMSPPKPGYTPGNGLPPGPEGGVKPQKPGKCESPLPLLPEPPAPKYPLLPCFSSPGYGSRNGLGAPSGPCNGKVPPLLLPRLPTPGGPSDKAGGWGSKSQPPAPVQNGKFPAYHPSNGYGPGAELGFGDGLKPQKVGFSYGYGGLGAGVFAEALLQPGFPGANGFRDRYGEEALVYPRAAAPASEGNGQTEALGGSPWPSLQPWGAASKPGYEAGGAYPGVESQPGGPEVKRGSSGRLENGYGGQCPFGKC, from the exons ATGGATGAGgagtggggcagggagaaggccAAGGACTGGACTCctgctgcagagggag GAAAAG GATTTGGGGACAGGAATGGCCTGGGAGTCCAGCCAG GCGTTGGAGGGGGTATAAAACCCCACAAGCCAG GGTTTGGGAATGGGAACGGGCATGGAGCAGGGGCCTTCCCAGGTGCCGCAGCCCAACCAG GCTTTGGGGGTGCTGTGAAGCCCCAGAAGCCAG GATATGGAAATGGACTGGGCGCTGGTGCCTTCCCAGGGCCGGGGGCCCAGCCAG GCCTGGGAGGGGGGAAACCTCAGAAGCCAG gcccTGCCCCTCAAAATGGTGGCCCGGGACCAG GAATCGGAGGGGGAGTGAAACCTCCAAAGCCAG GATTTGGCAACGGGAATAAGATGGGAGCCCAGGCCTTCCCGGGAGGCGGAGCCCAGCCAG GCTTGGGCGGAGGCATGAAGCAGCAGCCACCAG GTGTCGCAGCACAGAATGGCTTTGGACCAG GCTATGGAGGGAATGGAAAGCCCCAGAAGCCAG GATTCGGGAACGGGGCCTTCCCGGGAGCAGGAGTCCAGCCAGGCAAGGCCCTGGAGCTCAGGA GTCTCGGAGGACTGAAACCTCAGAAGCCAG GCTTTGGAGCGGGTGTGAAACCCCAGAAGCCAG gcccagcagcccagaACGGATTTGGAGCAG GCTTCGGGGGAGCCATGAAGCCCCAGAAGCCAG GCCCTGCAGCTCAAAATGGCTATGGACCAG GCTTTGGAGCGGGGATGAAACCCCAGAAGCCAG gcccagcagcccagaACGGATTTGGAGCAG GCTTCGGGGGAGCCATGAAGCCCCAGAAGCCAG GCCCTGCAGCTCAAAATGGCTATGGACCAG GCTTTGGAGCGGGTATGAAACCCCAGAAGCCAG gcccagcagcccagaATGGATTTGGAGCAG GCTTCGGGGGAGCCATGAAGCCCCAGAAGCCAG TGCCCCTCACGTCCACCCCTGTTTTTCCTCCCCAGGATATGGTCATGGAAATGGACTGGGAgccccagcag GCCCTGCAGCTCAAAATGGCTATGGACCAG gcccagcagcccagaATGGATTTGGAGCAGGTAGGAGGAGAGCGGGTAGGAACCTTGGGGGGGGGGCCTGAGAGGGGCTCCGAGTCCCTCACCTGCTCCCCAATCCTTTCCAGGCTTCGGGGGAGCCATGAAGCCCCAGAAGCCAG GGATGGGGCCCGGGGCACTCACCTGCTGCCTGACTCTCCACCAGGCTTTGGAGCGGTTATGAAACCCCAGAAGCCAG GCGGTGGTGAGGGCATGAAGCCTCAGAAGCCAG GCCTTGCAGGGGGCATGAGCCCTCCAAAGCCAG gataCACACCAGGAAATGGGCTCCCACCTG GCCCGGAAGGGGGTGTGAAACCTCAGAAGCCAGGCAAGTGCGAGAGCCCCCTGCCTCTCCTTCCAGAACCCCCGGCCCCTAAATACCCCTTACTTCCCTGCTTCTCCTCTCCAGGATATGGCAGCAGAAATGGGCTGGGGGCCCCGTCAG GTCCCTGCAATGGGAAGGTTCCTCCATTGCTTCTCCCCAGGCTTCCCACTCCAGGAGGCCCTTCTGATAAAGCAGGTGGCTGGGGCTCCAAGTCCCAGCCGCCTGCCCCAGTGCAGAATGGCAAGTTCCCAG CGTACCACCCTTCAAATGGCTATGGACCAGGAGCAGAACTGG GCTTTGGTGATGGCCTCAAACCTCAGAAAGTTG GTTTTAGTTACGGGTACGGTGGTCTGGGCGCTGGGGTCTTCGCCGAGGCCCTCCTGCAGCCAG GGTTCCCCGGGGCCAATGGCTTTAGAGACC GGTACGGCGAGGAAGCACTGGTGTACCCCAGAGCTGCAGCTCCAGCCTCTGAAGGAAATG GTCAGACTGAGGCTTTGGGGGGCTCTCCTTGGCCCTCCCTCCAGCCTTGGGGGGCTGCCTCGAAGCCTGGGTATGAGGCCGGAGGTGCATATCCAGGGGTCGAAAGCCAGCCAG GAGGCCCTGAGGTGAAGCGAGGCAGCAGTGGCCGGCTGGAGAACGGCTACGGAG GCCAATGCCCTTTTGGGAAATGCTGA